A genomic segment from Comamonas terrigena NBRC 13299 encodes:
- a CDS encoding cytochrome c1, translating into MKKLILTLVAALGIATGAQASGDLLVPLDKAPVDTTNQASLQNGAKLFVNYCLSCHSAAFMRYNRLQDIGLTEQQIKDNLLFTTDKVGETMISAIDPKQAKDWFGGNPPDLTVIARSRASGNGTGADYLYTFLRTFYKDETKPTGWNNLAFPSVGMPHVLWQLQGERRALFEEQEVHGQKTHVFKGWEELTPGTMTQVQYDQAVGDLVNYLQWMGEPAQNTRIRLGVGVLIFLGLFIFIAWRLNAAFWKDVK; encoded by the coding sequence ATGAAAAAACTGATCCTCACGCTGGTAGCCGCTCTGGGCATCGCCACCGGTGCCCAGGCATCGGGTGACCTGCTGGTTCCGCTGGACAAGGCACCGGTCGACACCACCAACCAGGCCTCGCTGCAAAACGGCGCCAAGCTGTTCGTGAACTACTGCCTGAGCTGCCACTCGGCCGCCTTCATGCGCTACAACCGTCTGCAGGACATCGGTCTGACCGAGCAGCAGATCAAGGACAACCTGCTGTTCACCACCGACAAGGTGGGCGAGACGATGATTTCGGCCATCGATCCCAAGCAGGCCAAGGACTGGTTCGGTGGCAATCCTCCCGACCTGACCGTGATTGCGCGCTCTCGCGCCAGCGGCAACGGCACCGGTGCGGACTACCTCTACACCTTCCTGCGCACCTTCTACAAGGACGAAACCAAGCCCACCGGCTGGAACAATCTGGCCTTCCCCAGCGTGGGCATGCCGCACGTGCTGTGGCAGCTGCAAGGTGAGCGCCGCGCCCTGTTCGAAGAGCAGGAAGTGCATGGTCAAAAGACCCATGTGTTCAAGGGCTGGGAGGAGTTGACTCCGGGCACCATGACGCAGGTACAGTACGATCAGGCAGTTGGCGACTTGGTGAACTACCTGCAATGGATGGGCGAACCAGCGCAAAATACCCGCATCCGCCTGGGTGTGGGCGTGCTGATCTTCCTGGGGCTGTTCATCTTCATTGCCTGGAGACTGAATGCCGCGTTCTGGAAAGATGTCAAGTAA
- a CDS encoding glutathione S-transferase N-terminal domain-containing protein, with product MMVLYSGTTCPYSHRCRFVLFEKGMDFEIRDVDLYNKPEEISVMNPYGQVPILVERDLILYESNIINEYIDERFPHPQLMPGDPVDRARVRLFLLNFEKELFVHVNTLEERNAKGNEKAIEKARAHIRDRLTQLAPVFLKNKYMLGEGFSMLDVAIAPLLWRLDYYGIELSKNAAPLLKYAERIFSRPAYIEALTPSEKVMRK from the coding sequence ATGATGGTGCTTTATTCGGGAACTACGTGCCCTTATTCCCACCGTTGCCGCTTTGTGCTGTTCGAGAAGGGCATGGACTTCGAGATCCGCGACGTGGATCTGTACAACAAGCCCGAAGAGATCAGCGTGATGAACCCGTACGGCCAGGTGCCCATCCTGGTGGAACGTGACCTGATCCTGTACGAATCGAACATCATCAACGAATACATTGATGAGCGCTTCCCCCATCCCCAGCTGATGCCTGGCGACCCGGTGGACCGCGCCCGCGTGCGCTTGTTCCTGCTGAACTTCGAAAAAGAGCTGTTCGTGCACGTGAACACGCTGGAAGAGCGCAATGCCAAGGGCAACGAAAAGGCCATCGAGAAGGCCCGTGCCCACATCCGCGACCGCCTGACGCAGCTGGCCCCCGTGTTCCTGAAGAACAAGTACATGCTGGGTGAAGGCTTCTCCATGCTGGACGTGGCCATTGCACCGCTGCTGTGGCGTCTGGACTACTATGGCATCGAGCTGAGCAAGAATGCTGCGCCGCTGCTGAAGTATGCCGAGCGCATCTTCTCGCGCCCTGCCTACATCGAAGCGCTGACGCCTTCCGAAAAGGTCATGCGCAAGTAA
- a CDS encoding ClpXP protease specificity-enhancing factor translates to MNAQDSTSTRPYLIRAIYEWCTDNGFTPYLAVRVDKTVQVPREYVNDGEIVLNVSYDATSGLQMGNEFIEFKARFGGKPREIMVPVERVLAIYARESGQGMSFPVVDGAVLDAQGDAESVVDAVDDSVEANASDRVVQLVPTDTAAAPLAAVPRAEDDDGDKPRPPSGGGRPSLKLVK, encoded by the coding sequence ATGAATGCCCAGGACTCCACGTCGACCCGCCCCTATCTGATCCGGGCCATTTACGAGTGGTGCACCGACAACGGCTTCACGCCGTATCTGGCCGTGCGTGTGGACAAGACGGTACAGGTGCCGCGCGAGTACGTGAACGACGGCGAGATCGTGCTCAACGTCAGCTACGACGCCACCAGCGGTCTGCAGATGGGCAATGAATTCATTGAATTCAAGGCCCGTTTCGGCGGCAAGCCGCGCGAGATCATGGTGCCGGTGGAGCGCGTGCTGGCGATCTACGCCCGCGAAAGCGGCCAGGGCATGTCCTTCCCCGTGGTGGACGGGGCCGTGCTCGACGCCCAAGGCGACGCGGAGTCCGTGGTGGATGCCGTGGACGACAGCGTCGAGGCCAATGCGTCCGACCGGGTGGTGCAACTGGTGCCTACGGACACCGCTGCGGCGCCCTTGGCCGCCGTGCCGCGCGCGGAGGATGATGACGGCGACAAGCCGCGCCCGCCTTCGGGTGGGGGCCGTCCTTCGCTGAAATTGGTGAAGTGA